The Dreissena polymorpha isolate Duluth1 chromosome 2, UMN_Dpol_1.0, whole genome shotgun sequence nucleotide sequence AGTGACTTTAGAAATAAGTGACTCCTTATTTCTGCTAAACAAGATGGTGGTAGTCCTTATGCCTAtgaatatattttcaatttaGTGATTCCAACATGGAGATTCCTGTGGGTGGAACAGATATGGCATCAGATCCAGTTCTGACATATCCTGCTGCCCCCACACTAAGACAGACTCCACCTTCTGGGTCCAGGGCAGGTCAATCAAGAGTCATACGGCGAACAAGCAGCAAGGGTGAACTGCAGGAAGAATTCACAGATACAAATAATTCAAGGATCACAGAAAGGTGAAGTCTTGTGCATTAAACAGGATTCAGTActtgaacaaaataaataataatatgtatttgcattttaaatagtAGCATGTTATTCTTAATGCTGACAAATGGCAAGACAATATATAACCCTCATACTATGCACAATTTAAATTGACCATTTGCTaagcaaatacattaaaatatgtttattaacagAGCAACACTTTACGTGTTTAAATAGTTATTGTCAAAAAATACCAAAGAATTGCATAACACACTGATTTCTCGTGAAATATATAAGCATCATTAaaacatatatcattttattagctcatctattttttgaaaaaaaaaagagcttttgtcatcaccttaGCATCGGCATCAGCGTccggttaatttttgtgtttaggtccacttttctcataaagtatcaaaactattgcattcaaatttggtacacttactaactatcatgaggggactgggcaggcaaagttagataactctggcatgcattttgacagaattatgtgccctttttatacttagaaaattgaaaatttgattaagttttgtgtttaggtccacttttctcataaagcatcaaagctattgtattcaaacttggtacacttacttactatcatgaggggactgggtaggcaaagttagataactcttgcttgcattttgacagaattatttgccctttttatacttagaaaattgaaaatttggttaagttttgtgtttaggtccactttattcctaaagtatcaaagctattgctttcatacttgcgacacttacttactatcataaggggactgtgcaggcaaagttatgtaactctgactggcattttgacagaaatatggcccctttatacttagaaaatagaaaattttgttaagttttgtattttgggccgctttactcctaaagtatcacagctattgctttcagacttggaacactcacaagctatcataaggggactgtacggaacaagttgcataaatctggttgtcattttgacggaattatggcccttttttgacttagtaactttgaatatacggttaaattttgtgtttacatccactttacttctaatgtatcatggctattgctttcaaacttcaaatactttcatactatcatactatcatgagggaactgtgCCTGGcgagttgaattttaccttgacctttgaatgaccttgactctcaaggtcaaataaataaattttgcaaaaattgccatgactttgttatttatgatcagatttgattgatactttgacaaaacaactcttacatgacatacagtcgaaacccgatggctacAACTGGCTTGGCTCAAAattccggttggctcgaactcgcataaaagcaccgattttgtatgcctatatattcatataaaattttgtcggatggctcgaactcgcttggctcgaattattGGATGGCTCGAATTGTTTTCAAAGTCCCGGCTAcagttttcacacgttcttttgttcggatggctcgaactcacTTCGGGTCCCAAAAAGTGTTATTCTATTAGgaccgcttgattaaaggcacgcaCAAATTGATTTAACTCCGGTCGAATAAACTGTAAATTGATTATgaccgcttgattaaaggcacgcaataattgatttaacacctGTTTGCTAACATGTCATtgactcaatcgttaattgatttgagtaaaagatgacattttgtataagACATGACCTTCTTGTAGATGCTTTATCATAATGGCTGCAATGGCTAAATCGCCAAAAAGCTTCGTTTCTCGACGACAGCTACGGAACGCAACAAAGACGGACATAATGTCATtcttcaaaaaatataaataaataaaggaatgTACTTCTGTCTCGTATGTAATGTGTATAGAGTGCGGATGGATGTTTCTTTCTTTGGTGCTCTGTGTTACCTTAAAATGGTGCTACGCTAAAATGTGCTGATATGTACTAAATGctatttattaattgtatttgttacagttttaaaatattcataaattaaagtattaagaatatatttgtttttttattaacttatGAATTCAAAAGCAGTAAGTAGAGCGAAGTAGTACGGAGTGTAAGCAATATGTGTACGTTTCAACTGGAGGTGAAAATGTACTGCAGACTTGTTagtaaacaaaagtttataagAAATAGGATGGCTTGAAATcccgatggctcgaactattgttgccggtcccgacgagttcgagccgacgagttcgagccatcgggtttcaacTGTACTACAATAGATTCCTCCCAAACCATCTCtcatgcaccccccccccccgccccaaaTCCCccatccccccaatttttttgtatttttttttaaagatcatctcacaaatgaccacaccctcacactatacccccccccaaccccacccaccccccaccaatattttttggaaacatggttgaaaaacaaaaatatatatttattattttatttttggaagaCCGTCACACTATTccacccaagaaccccccccccccccccccaaaaaaaacaattattttgtttttgtatttttatttcttatttttggaagttaatgtaataaatgaccacacccccacactatacacccctctccaccccacccatccatcttttttgattgaagtattgagatagttccctacacctttaaaaagaaaaatagatgagcggtcggcacccgcaaggcggtgctcttgttaaaacttTGTGTAACTAGAATAACGTTAAATGTGGTAAAGACTAATTCAATCAAAGCACTTTTATGTATGTTGGCTTTGCAACTGCCAGTTCTATGACATTCTTCCCTTCTAtgacattttatgtttttatgtcccccaccactatagtgggggacatattgttggttggttggttggttggttggtttgtttgtttgtttgtttgtttgtttctttgtttgtttgtttgtttgtttgtttgtttgtttgctccaacttaaacattttgccataacttttgccatattgaagatagcaacttcataattGGCACGTATGtatatcttatggagctgcacattttgagtgatgaaaggtcaaggtcatccttcaaggtcaaaggtcaaatttatagcttctaagtggcgcagaaggggacatagtgtttctgacaaacacatatcttgttttgttGTCGCATTTTTTTAGTTCTCTCGGAAAAACACTTGGTGGATCAAGAACTGTAGCAGAAGCACTTATGAAGAAGTATTCAACTGCAGGTTATGACAATTCAGGCACAGTGGACACTAGCAGGTACATGTTATGCGTCAATTTTCACTCAATAGCTTAAAGTATTCAGTACAACAAATAATTGCTGAAACTTGTTTCACCTTTTTCAGAATGTTCCACTTAAATGGAACTAACTGTCAAAGTTTAAATACTGTAACCACCCTGACCATAAATAGTAAATTGGGTAGGGCCAAGCTTTAGTTTTGTTACCAATGCATTTTCAGGAGTTATAATTGAAATAAACTAATGCTGTACTCCTgtcattcaatattttaaaatttgtgcaatgcatatattaaactgtattgaaaatgtattataatataaagtttaatcatttattttcatttgtgttatttcttttcatatgtattgattttaaagattttttttataccttttgataatgttgaacttGTTCATGTAATTTTTTTGTAACCTTGTGTTTGTTGTCACAGAAACTCAGCATTAACTGGTCGAAGTAAAACAAGTGCGAGAGGATCTGCAGTAGCAAAAACTTCACCTCCCAGTAAAACATTATCTGGAGCCACAAGAACCTCCCCAGCCAGTAAACCTTTGACAGGAATCACGAGAAAGTCGCCATCATCAACAGGTATGTCTCAGTCTtgctttaaactatttttttatcaatttgttttcaaaacttaACATGTTAATTCACACGCTAATGTTATACTTAATTGGTAATATATTTCGGTCATGTATGCTACAACTATCCCAAGTAATTGAAAGGATCTGGATTAGTTTGTATATATACCATATGCACTTAAACCTAATgcaatacacttcaacaccgttatttcgaacaccgataatccgaagtcaccgttatttcgaagtatttttcgggtcccgattgtggttcttcttttctcaatgtaaaatttcattgttaatccgaactttgtTAAACCGAataaatcgttaattcgaagtgattatgtcgatcccaacactataattcgcaccttattatcaatctttaatccgaagtcaaaactgcaaaacactgagcgtaatttcacacctatgttgtctgcgcgttgtgcgtcaaagctgataattacacctttgtcgtctgcgcgtagcatgttaattttataatgtcgtcaaaagccgacgacgaggccgacaacacatgaatgaacatgatatctaatcaacgtgtgaccacatgcatcaacgacgtaaggcagttctgcgagcaaaacaaGCGCGGCAGTGAGTTCTTCAAtttccttgacaaattggagaaatatgttacacgcgtccagtttagtgctgctaacgccggtgtttagagagacatcgcgtcttatttaaaaaaaacagtgaattcatttccgaaaatgtattcatatgtatttacatgtatgatgcgctatgcattatattttatatgttctgtaattagagaaaaataaaaagaagaaaaagaatcgttttattcctccgtttgtaacaagtagaaatctattgctatctgactagtttacatttttaaagggatcttttcacagtttggtaaattgaaaaaagttgtttcagattcgcaaattttcggtttagttatgatatttgtgaggaaacagtatcactgaacatttgccatggtctaatatagccattatatgcatcttttgacaattttaaaacctagaaattataaagcgttgcaacgcgaaacgattgaataatttggagagttctgttgttgtcgtttaaatttgtgaaactacgaagattgcttatataagtataCAATACagatcttatgtatgcttggcaggatagctaagttagctaatgcgtttttacttcaggattccgggggtcactggttcgagccctgctgcgtgctactttttttcctttttcaaattttactttaaattttttactgaagcttttaaaatttaatgtttacatttatcaatataaagcacttaatgacaaacttcaaaacatgccaaaatctgtgaaaaggcccctttaagtaaaacaattattaaaagtacagtgtgaccaaaccatgcgaattccacaatgttgtattttttcagaatcaaagaagtcgtctatcaaatgtttattttgaattatcgttaatccgaagtttttttaacggtcccgacgacttcgaaattaCGGTGTTGTAGTGTATATTATgcagaaaatataaatgtttattttaattatctttACCCACTTAATAAATTGTTAATATGTGTTTCCtgttcataatttaaaattgttcatgcTGTTGTCTGAACATGTGTGTGCAGCCTCAGCTAAACCAAAGTCCACTAGAAGTATTGCATCACGTCAGCTAAGTGCTAGATCTGAAGTTAATGACCTTGACCATACTGATGATGATGAACCTGAAGGGCAAGAGGTCAAATTCTTTGATGTgccatctcaaaggtcaaggccagGGTCACATGTTAAACAGTCACCAAATACACCAGAAGATTACCATAATggtgaaaatggaaaaaaaacatataaaacaattgATCCTGAAGAAATTGTAAGTTAGTTGATGTGATAACTTCATTCCATTAATGTCATGGTTACTTATGCATGTAAATCATGTGTTAAAAAGTATGTCTGTTAGCTGCAGACTAATGATTTTTGTCAGagttttgtttaagaaataatatttttctctAAATTCTTGTTCACAACTAACCCACAGACACCTCAATAGATCCATATGAATTGAATCATTTGTAAGAAGCACAATTGATTCCATGTATTATTGTGTTCGGGTTATTTGACATCCATTTACaataggtgttttttttttagtttaacacAAGTTAATTTTCTAAGTTTTTAACAGTTATGGATgaaaattacaattaatattcatcaattCTCAGCCCATCTTTCTACAGTGAATTCACCTGCATGTAAGAATAGCGTCATCTAATGATTGCAAAAAAATATCTGAAGgcaatataatttgtaaaaattgaGAAAATGGCATCTGATTCTTTGATAAATACCAAAGATccatgtaaataaacaaaatttacatttaaacaagttggtaagttttttttttgtataaatgtatttagGAGATAATTTTACCATGAAAtattacatgtttgttttaatacGGTATATAATACAGGAATTATAAGTTTGTAACAATTTTGAAAGAGCAcgtctaagcacatgcattttactGTCCGATGTCCCGCAATTCATCGGAACTTTTTAATATGTAAGTCAGCAAcacttttttgttaaaaaaaaataaatatatattgtcatgttaaaattaaagaaaagaaaaaaatactcATTCATATACCAGTTGGTCTCATTCCTCTTTCACATAGTTTCAAAAAGTGATgtcaatattattgtaattataagTAATATTactatcataattattattattgttattattattcccCTCATGAACTATCACATTTGAATGTAACAGTTAAATTCTGAAGAATTTCCAGAATCACTTAGTTCTCATTCTTTTTGAAGCAAACATGCATGGAGCATCTCCAAGGCTAATAATGCAATCAAACTTCTGACCTTCTCTTTACAGCTTGCCCAGAATATGGAGTCTGACTTGAACAAGATCTATGAGATCGGTCTTCATGCCTCAGAAATTACACACATCACAAACATGGACAAGGTAATTATCCAGGACATCATAATATAAGTCTTTGTTTCTGCTCTGAGGAGCACATATGAATGAaaattaattttgctattttttgATGCAGGATTCTTActtatttgataataattaaatgtttatgtatttatttgaacataGTTTAATTTTGATAAGTGGCTTTTTGAGCTTGATGGTTTTGAAATTCCATGCCAATTTGGCTGGTTTTGTGAACAGCAGcttttgttcataaaataaaatgcatagaCCTTATGAGTGTACAAAATGTAGATTGCATTTTTCAGTATAAGAAATTGAAAGTCCTGGACCTGTCTTGTAATTTTATTGATCGACTTCAAAACCTGGAAGCAAATAGAGTAAGTCCTGATTTATAGTTAATGTTTAGCTGTAATTAAGcactttggtcagaatgttcatcttggcCATATGAAGGCCATGTTTGGAATAATTTCAAGTAGGGTCAAAACTTGATCACGAGGTCAAGTCTTCAACAGGTAGTGTCTGTGAACTCATGAGGGATTGATGTCCATGATGGCCGTCTTGTTTATTCGCACTTTGATCTTGACTGAAAATAAAGTTGTGGATATATTGCTAGGATTTCTTTGGCACAGGCCACCTGTTTAAGGTTTTCTGACAGTTATTTAAGAAAACTTAAgtattatgaaacttcatagaaattcataaaaggtcaacaaaaaaaataaaatcatttctccattcaatctcttacttacttcttgtggagctgcacattctgagtgatgaaaggtcaaggtcaaacgtcaaaataaaaaaaaaaatatttttcacaacttttttaatattgaacagagcaacttaatatttggcatgcatgtgtatctcgtggagctgcacattttgagtggtgaaatgtcaaggtcatactttaaggtcaaaggtcaaatatatggcttcaaagtagggcaatagggggcattgtgtttctgacaaacacatctcttgttttcaagtATCATTGAACAGCTGCCTTTTTGCAGACATTAATGGAAGAAGTTTTTctgaatcttcatgaaaatttgttACTGTAGGCATTGCAAGAAGTTAAAATCCGGTCAGGTTATAATAAAGTGCATagtattttaaacaagaaatatcttttaaaaagatatacggcgttgatagttcaatgaatgagatcaaggatagcgaatgtctttttgtGTGCAGTtattagctgcatcacacgcagtacgggatgttatgcggagttttcgcggtttatttaacattattacatattgctggtcataaacctatagatacaaaacagaaaaccaaaagaagaatggaattgaaattaaaacatatgagtcaaccggccacacgcaaagtatccgtatttataggcgtgttcttcgaacaaacctgttttagtggtttgtcgggcattgctatttgattcgattattaacagtatcgagaatcatcgcgctcatgcttaatacattagtcaatatggtggaataattattgttaaattaataaaaaataatatttatcattgtattgttgaaaacacataaagaatctattattgacataccataattatattgctgaaaatcttcatttaacatatttctggtctaaagaaaattccaggtcacctagttcacggatagcgtctttattatataacgattattttactggccgcggactccagtgatgacctgtatataaactctgacattcacacactggccgcgaatttaaatgcaatgcattaaagtgaggcctcgcttccactgctctttatacttttacatgttaacatgttgacaggaatatggaagaaagtactaaatatgagaacatagcctttaagtataaacacttttgcgctggtaattctctgaaaataaaaggtgcatgcacaaactgtattgatgtcgagaattgagtgtaaaactgttctatctattaagcctttttattagagataaaattgtttcatgcagtaaagcagtggtacaaagacgcagatatgtttccaatgttctggtggtatactcaaatcagccaatggaataaatgaagtgtattcattcgtacctagccgcaggaaattttatttgaattttattggacacttacaaaggtcaggtaaggtgaaaagcgggcttaatacagctacgccgaaaaagacaCTATCACTATTGTATTGCTTATTGAACATAATGCCAAATGACCTTTTTATGAAAGTCTAAGTTCATGTTTGCTGTTcttattttaagttgtttttgtttttttaccaggACTTGAGAGAGTTGAAACTGTATGACAACAGATTACGAGTCATAGAAGGATTAGATAAGTAAGTAAACAGAAAATATCGGAGATCAATACTTTTTATAACCATatgtagcatgaaccaacaagggaggcaactcgtgttGTCACAAATCAGCAGTAAACAAAAAATTGCACTTTATTATCTTGATTTACATGGgtctaaataatgtttaaaagctCTTTTCTGATTTGATTAAACAGTCCACAATAATCCAATAAAGAAATTTGAGATATTTATCTTTTATAACATTCAATTCCAtgctatttagaaaataaaaatcgtaAACCCAAGAGTTTTTTTTCGCGGTTATAGACAATGTTCATTGCTGAAATCAatgaaatattacttttaaatcattcatttatTAGTATTCAACAAGAAAGTGGTACAATATTTGtggaaaacataagaatttttattcaaacttgtgtctgctacaatttaaggAGTGGTTACACAAATTACAGATTGTACAGATGTATGCACAGACATATGCCAAAAGACAGAATACcttccatatttcaagtttatcagccctGAAATCACCAATTTATCAAATGAGAATCAAAATGATTCATTATCAACCAGTAATAGTCAGTAACCCCAAAATCTTTGGGCGCAACCATTGTGCTTTGTGGAAACCGCGACATAATTTTTTTCGGTAACTGAGGATCGGTAAACAGAAATTTTCAGCAGACAAGTTTTCGTTTatattcttttgttttcctcaaATATCCTACCTCGAAATTGTTATATACCAATACACAAATGAATTATCAGTAATATTTCCTTGATTTTGGTGAGGAACACTgcatataaatgcttataaatacgCCTCAAGGCTTAActttagtgcataaaatattaaaaaataaatcttatTTCAGTTTATCCTTCTATCCAATAGTTTCATCAATTCCCATAGCCCAGCCACttaattattttggaaattatgacccatatctgataaaacttaaaTTACTTTGAAACTTCTATCACATCAATGTTTgtttttgggttaaaaaaaaacacatcaattttATATATAGTTGAAAAACATATAGGCAAGGATTACGCATGTAATATAAAATGCcaaaaattttgaaaatattcccttttaaacAGTATGTTGGTTTTATaagtcaataacaatatcacttcatTGAATTATTTGTAAGTTATTACAGATATTAAAGGTTTTCGAATAAAATGATGACACATATAACAAGATTTAaaaggaagatatgaacaaatcaggGTTACTAGGGTGCCCCCCTAGAATGATCATGTTAGTATGGAAGGCTTGATTAGCCTTTGGGTGTcgttaatacataaaatatttaatgaaatgtctcaaagtgtGGAAAACGTTTTCATTTAGTAAATAAAGTCAACTTAACTCTTTTTTAAGTGGCTGagaagaacttgtggctgaaatACAGAAAAGAGGCTGTATGcttgttgaaataaaaacaacaatgtaaacattattctgtataaattttctgatcaaaagtggtatTTCTATTTAATAGAGGAGatacattttcaataataaacaatataGTTGTAAATGTTTTGGTGAATTTGTGCATTTAATCCAGTATTAGTTCCagtttttggttaaaaaaacaataacatttttttaaagtttgtaacCACCTTGATGACAAAAAATCAGGTTAtctattaaaacaaacataaaatgcttTCTTAAACCCAAAATATTATCTCTGCACCCATTTGTCATCAAtaacttatattaaaaaaaatcattggttcatgctaccataTGTAACATACATaaaacgtatatatttttatgtttctcACTGAAGTGTCACTCTAGAAAAACTGCAGTAATGTGTTTGAGCCTAAGATTATTATGCTTTCCAATATATTTCATCGGAGCAAATGAGGAGCCTCTATTGAAAATgtttcttatgccatatgcagccagtgaAACTCCAGAGCAGCGTCCACATTCGCTGTTCATATTGGATCTGATATGTCCATTCTTTCAGTCCTTTGCTTCCTCCATCTTATCCTGGCAAAAATTGTTACTCGGATCTcaacaaaaactttttttgttattttttatgatttttttattcattgtaCACATCAAATCGCCTCACTAtgtattttcattcaaattaacTTATATATGTTAAAGTTCTTTACTTTGTTTCAATTGGTGTAACTCATTtcaatactgtttttgagtgtgtttgtttgttttttagtcTGAAAGATTTGATGAGTCTTCAGCTGCAGcataataaaatcaaatcaattgGTAAGCTCTCATTAGTAGTCTTATAAAATATCAAGAAAATATGTGAAAAACAGTTCCAGTGACCTTATAGTTgttcataaatgtatatgtaaGTCGTGGTATTAACATCCAAGTAGCttttattagcttggctgttttcggagaaaacccgaggtattgtcattgccagctcgtcgtgtcgtctgcgtcgtgctaaaacctttacattttgtcaaggttttgaacattggctcttaaatcaaagtgcttcaacctacaactttgaaacttggtatgtagctgcacattgatttgttctacatgccacacccattttttggtcactaggtcaaaggtcaaggtcactgtgacctctaaaaaaatcaattaaaaaaaaactgacaagttttcatttattcacaactgcacccacagccgagcgtggcacccgttatgcggtgctcttgtttaatttaagtaGTATAGACTTAAAACACTAGCAGCAGCAAAATGGGTTTTCCTAATAGAAGCTTAAGCTTTGGtattctatatttaaaaaaatgcatattggACTAGCAAATATATGTAGGTTGCCTctaagaatgaaaaaaaaaagttataattcCTCATTGTTGAGTAATGCACATTGAGCTCAGGACACTAATTTGGACATAAACAAAATCCAATAAGGTTAAAACTGGCATCTATGGCTTAGTCTGTTATCATAAATATGGAAATGTCTTACAATTGGCTACAGTAAAGTTTCACTCCAAATAATGTTGCCAAGCTTTTTTTTGTAGGCAAAAGTTTATCATGCTTGAAGAAGTTGAAGATTTTGCGAATTGACTGCAACCAACTGCTAAAAATAGAGCCCCCAGAGTTGTCCCAGTGTGTTCAGCTTACAACCTTAGACATCAGTTGTAACATGTTAGACAGCCTCGCAGTGAGTACTCTAGAACAAATGGTGTTGGAATTCTTTTACACTTGAATTTTAGTAATGAATAGTGGAATAATATTGCTCTTAGGTCTCTATTTGTAAAATTGATTAAGAAAacaatacacacaaaataatataaGCCTGAAATAAAAGACAAAAATGTCTTGCATCTAAAATACATACTGTTCCCAACTTTATGTTGTTAGCAACCTTCACCAACTCATTTACATGTAATAAGACAATTCAGATGATAGGGGCCTCCTAtttcacaaaaatataaaatcttaaTATTTCCACTCCTTTTTTGCAGGCATTAAACTACCTACCGAACCTGGAGGAAGTCAATGCGTCAGGTAACCGGTTGCGATCCGTGTCGGATCTGAGCAAGTGCAAGCACCTGGGCGAGATAGATCTGTCAGGAAACCACATCAAGGATCTCTCGGGTCTGCGCGGGCTTCCTAGACTCATGGTGGGTTAATTGATAATTGATTGACAAGATTTGGTTGATAGTCAATTTAGCCATTCATACTGTTTTTGTTGTTTGAAGAGATTTTTGTTTGAATTCTGTTATATTCTGTTATGATGTGCGTTTGAGTGTAACATGAATCAGAAATGTTGTAAACCTAATAGCTAGCTTGTTTTAGAAACAAAATTTAGGGTTttgacatttattaacatttattaattttcttATTGTTTGGAATGAAAAATTCgtcataaaacacattataattatacatgtattaaatttgtTTGCCAATTGTCACAACAGAGAGAAAATTAACAGCACATACTATTAATGGCTGGAACTAATGCTTTTTCTCAA carries:
- the LOC127866481 gene encoding protein phosphatase 1 regulatory subunit 7-like, with amino-acid sequence MEGRVKTRQHGSIPKSLGRQVGVMPISGGASLRRASNGDSNMEIPVGGTDMASDPVLTYPAAPTLRQTPPSGSRAGQSRVIRRTSSKGELQEEFTDTNNSRITESSLGKTLGGSRTVAEALMKKYSTAGYDNSGTVDTSRNSALTGRSKTSARGSAVAKTSPPSKTLSGATRTSPASKPLTGITRKSPSSTASAKPKSTRSIASRQLSARSEVNDLDHTDDDEPEGQEVKFFDVPSQRSRPGSHVKQSPNTPEDYHNGENGKKTYKTIDPEEILAQNMESDLNKIYEIGLHASEITHITNMDKYKKLKVLDLSCNFIDRLQNLEANRDLRELKLYDNRLRVIEGLDNLKDLMSLQLQHNKIKSIGKSLSCLKKLKILRIDCNQLLKIEPPELSQCVQLTTLDISCNMLDSLAALNYLPNLEEVNASGNRLRSVSDLSKCKHLGEIDLSGNHIKDLSGLRGLPRLMTLNVSNNQLSSFKTIGKLQSLTDLFAADNHIHDLSSIPGQLPALEVLDLTNNEICDWDQFHQLGEMTELVELFVSGNPFCGQDGPMPHYHMAIQTVLPNLEIIDGAHIKKQVSKGAPLMRPMSASTIVSLRQMDSQLRSADEQMKSLEKSLKEKFAAIRMSCDILLTEPPIPSQPGSGDASSDVPLSSRCSSRSRILEARKFASSVNSQR